One window of Quercus robur chromosome 12, dhQueRobu3.1, whole genome shotgun sequence genomic DNA carries:
- the LOC126709386 gene encoding uncharacterized protein LOC126709386 encodes MWRSKSKAVLILGQKGLSGSTRVLQHNKPYARIIHTSSLPNSNDFLTPWRWQQQQQQQQQRLFNESSTQRRRFLGCGDGEEGGVLSKVYEEKLVLGYSPEQLFDVVAAVDLYHGFVPWCQRSEVIKHNPDGSFDAELEIGFKFLVESYISHVELNKPKYIKTTVTDSNLFDHLINIWEFNPGPVPGTCNLYFLVDFKFQSPLYRQVASVFFKEVVSRLVGSFNERCRLIYGPGVRVHENSYGQRV; translated from the exons ATGTGGAGGTCGAAATCGAAGGCGGTGTTGATATTGGGACAAAAGGGTTTGAGCGGCAGTACTCGGGTGTTGCAGCACAACAAACCTTATGCTCGCATCATCCACACCTCCTCCCTACCTAATTCCAACGACTTTTTGACGCCGTGGCGgtggcagcagcagcagcagcaacagcaacagcgTTTGTTTAACGAAAGTAGCACTCAAAGAAGACGCTTTCTCGGTTGCGGAGATGGTGAGGAAGGCGGTGTTCTCTCCAAAGTTTACGAGGAGAAGCTTGTGTTGGG GTATTCTCCAGAGCAGTTGTTTGATGTAGTTGCAGCTGTTGACTTGTATCATGGTTTTGTCCCCTGGTGTCAGCGGTCTGAGGTAATTAAACATAATCCGGATGGATCTTTTGATGCCGAGCTGGAGATTGGTTTCAAATTTCTTGTTGAAAGTTACATTTCTCATGTTGAATTGAACAAGCCAAAGTATATAAAG ACTACTGTAACGGATAGCAATTTGTTTGACCACTTGATAAACATATGGGAGTTCAATCCAGGACCAGTTCCAGGAACTTGCAACCTgtattttttggtggattttaaGTTCCAATCACCACTTTACCGACAG GTTGCATCCGTGTTCTTCAAGGAGGTGGTCTCAAGACTGGTAGGTTCATTTAACGAACGCTGCCGTTTGATATATGGACCGGGGGTCAGAGTCCATGAAAATTCATATGGTCAAAGGGTATGA
- the LOC126709385 gene encoding pentatricopeptide repeat-containing protein At1g31920, with protein MIRTPVLNKTHLLLSTKDPKLTEFDLRLKEQECLSLLKRCKSMEELKQVHVQILKFGLIWDSFCAGNLVASCALSDWGSMDYACSIFRQLEEPGTFVFNTMIRGHVKDASFEEALLVYYEMIERGIEADNFTYPALLKACARSLALEEGMQIHGHIFKLGLKDDVFVQNSLISMYGKFGEVKHSCAVFEQMDQKTVASWSAIIGAHASLGLWCECLMLFGDMSSEELWRAEESTLVSVLSACTHLGALDLGRCTHGSLLRNISGLNVIVQTSLIDMYVKCGCLEKGWRLFQNMAKKNQLSYTVMISGLAMHGHGREALRVFSEMLEEGLVPDDVVYVGVLSACSHAGLVNEGLQCFNSMKFEHGIEPTVRHYGCLVDLMGRAGLLNEAFKLINSMPIKPNDVVWRSLLSACKVHHNLELGEIVAKNIFQLNSRNPSDYLVLSNMYARAQRWEDVARIRTEMVCKGFKQTPGFSLVEVKRKVYKFVSQDTSYPQCDDIYEMIHQMEWQLKFEGYSPDTSHVLLDVDEEEKRQRLKAHSQKLAIAFALIHTSQGSPIRIARNLRMCNDCHTYTKYISIIYEREITVRDHYQFHHFKNGTCSCRDYW; from the coding sequence ATGATTAGGACACCAGTCCTTAACAAAACCCATCTCTTGTTATCCACAAAAGATCCAAAACTCACAGAATTTGACTTGAGGTTGAAGGAGCAGGAATGTTTGTCCCTGCTGAAGAGATGCAAGAGCATGGAAGAGTTGAAGCAAGTCCATGTCCAAATCCTCAAGTTTGGACTCATTTGGGATTCCTTCTGTGCAGGCAACCTTGTGGCCTCTTGTGCTCTCTCAGATTGGGGCAGCATGGACTATGCCTGCTCGATTTTCCGGCAACTCGAAGAACCGGGTACTTTTGTATTCAACACCATGATCAGAGGGCATGTCAAAGATGCAAGCTTTGAGGAAGCTTTACTTGTTTATTATGAGATGATTGAGAGAGGAATTGAAGCTGACAATTTTACTTACCCGGCTCTTCTCAAAGCTTGTGCCCGGTCACTGGCACTTGAGGAAGGGATGCAAATTCATGGACATATCTTCAAGCTTGGGCTTAAAGATGATGTCTTTGTGCAGAACAGCTTGATTAGCATGTATGGAAAGTTTGGAGAGGTAAAACATTCTTGTGCTGTTTTTGAGCAAATGGATCAAAAGACTGTTGCTTCTTGGAGTGCTATTATTGGAGCTCATGCTAGTTTGGGGTTGTGGTGTGAGTGCTTGATGCTTTTTGGGGATATGAGTAGTGAGGAACTCTGGAGGGCTGAAGAAAGCACATTAGTTAGTGTGCTTTCTGCTTGCACTCATTTGGGTGCTCTTGATTTGGGAAGGTGCACACATGGTTCCTTATTGAGGAATATTAGTGGACTCAATGTTATAGTACAAACTTCTTTAATAGACATGTATGTCAAATGTGGATGCCTAGAGAAAGGATGGCGTCTCTTCCAAAACATGGCCAAGAAAAACCAATTGTCCTACACTGTAATGATCTCTGGGCTAGCCATGCATGGACATGGTAGGGAAGCTCTAAGAGTTTTCTCAGAAATGCTTGAGGAAGGTTTGGTGCCAGATGATGTTGTCTATGTTGGTGTGTTGAGTGCTTGTAGTCATGCTGGTCTTGTCAATGAGGGACTCCAATGTTTCAATTCCATGAAATTTGAGCATGGGATTGAACCAACTGTTCGACATTATGGTTGTTTGGTAGACCTCATGGGGCGAGCCGGCCTGCTCAATGAAGCCTTTAAGCTTATCAATAGCATGCCCATTAAGCCAAATGATGTCGTGTGGCGAAGCCTTCTTAGTGCCTGTAAAGTTCACCATAACTTGGAACTAGGGGAGATTGTTGCTAAGAACATATTCCAATTAAATTCACGTAATCCTAGTGATTATTTGGTGCTATCCAATATGTATGCTCGAGCTCAGAGATGGGAGGATGTTGCTAGGATTAGGACGGAAATGGTGTGTAAGGGCTTCAAGCAAACGCCAGGATTTAGCCTTGTTGAGGTGAAGAGAAAAGTCTATAAATTTGTTTCACAGGACACTTCTTACCCACAATGTGATGACATTTATGAGATGATCCACCAGATGGAATGGCAGTTGAAGTTTGAAGGCTATTCCCCAGACACATCACACGTGTTGCTTGATGTAGATGAAGAAGAGAAGAGGCAGAGATTGAAAGCTCATAGCCAAAAATTAGCAATTGCTTTTGCACTTATACATACATCTCAGGGATCACCCATAAGGATAGCTAGAAACCTCAGGATGTGTAATGACTGTCACACATACACTAAATATATTTCAATTATCTATGAACGAGAGATTACTGTAAGAGATCATTATCAGTTCCATCATTTCAAAAATGGAACATGCTCTTGTAGGGATTACTGGTGA